The following proteins are co-located in the Candidatus Phytoplasma asteris genome:
- a CDS encoding sigma-70 family RNA polymerase sigma factor, translated as MLRQKLFKDFLKNKKNLEIRNQLIELHLPLVKKLAYHFKYYPKVLTKEDLYQEGILGLIKALNNYQDLGYDFIAYATPTIKSAINELIRKSHSPSIPQKTTKSNNISFKEEKHKQPNWDKILNPHQLWLKQVKHELLIKKLKTKLSKNEFNVICLSFGISLENNNEPNQQPLTNHAIAQKLNLTLKQIENLKKDAIKKLNPNYKNKEK; from the coding sequence ATGTTAAGACAAAAATTATTTAAAGATTTTTTAAAAAATAAAAAGAATTTAGAAATTCGTAATCAATTAATCGAACTTCATTTACCTTTAGTAAAAAAACTAGCTTATCATTTTAAATATTACCCTAAAGTTTTAACTAAGGAGGATTTGTATCAAGAAGGGATTTTAGGATTAATCAAAGCTCTAAATAATTACCAAGATTTAGGTTATGACTTTATCGCCTATGCAACACCAACAATAAAATCAGCAATCAATGAACTAATAAGAAAAAGCCATTCACCTTCAATTCCCCAAAAAACAACCAAATCAAACAATATCAGTTTTAAAGAAGAAAAACACAAACAACCTAATTGGGATAAAATCCTTAATCCACATCAATTATGGTTAAAACAAGTAAAACATGAATTATTAATAAAAAAACTAAAAACTAAACTAAGTAAAAATGAATTCAATGTTATTTGTTTAAGTTTTGGTATCTCACTAGAAAACAACAACGAACCTAATCAACAACCTCTAACCAATCATGCAATCGCCCAAAAACTAAATTTAACTTTAAAACAAATAGAAAACTTAAAAAAAGACGCCATCAAAAAACTAAACCCAAATTATAAAAATAAGGAGAAATAA
- a CDS encoding AAA family ATPase, producing MILNKKIYLSFIGLLSLGLLILLIFGITHSRPPTQNPSLTKQPSSTQQQEIDHQIKLEQAKIQELQQQDRTLKTQIDENVKTLTDIITKIKTLQTELTNNPQLPTNTKTQKQQQLTELKNQQQTQQTLVNNLIEQRKALNQNQKEKQEELEKLAQEKAQLQTQENLQQQIFQLNQALNYVEANQKRIEELKTQKEYRKNQTELKNLNDFQLFLTDQKLAFEKQKKNLTIQLNHLKENKPLPHTKKQVTFKDVYGMESEKEELEDLLTYFRTNQSLINFDQVRPKGYLLYGPPGTGKTFLIKALCGEANVHFINLIPSKFRQKYIGEGEKEVDKVWQEAENHDKTIIFIDEIEGLENRNDSNISSGGVNVINTLLDKLDGFNSSNKKIVLMGATNNLHKIDTALRSRFSKEIYIGHLKDHEIEGYLKHIITPYQISYHTFLALKDITQLCQGKNLSNRDLTTIIEEAYKKTAKWAQQNPQTHEVMLPSDIEEVLQLKLKTKPDYSQVKKRREACENQYAQWRQGFNQYLVKPKDETKIETKFTFDGLNGINYYNRRYSQIQAELNNINQQLTKIHQENKISQLEQELVTLNQTPDKYEQTIKDKNQEIIDIKNKLKTLQTKEENLRKELKLVENRRELQKEPSNLVCYIKDRHPFDRWNKNGDTYNHTTLDGFDDASFDKKDDSQLYLYLKFEKQQHKGPGGNCLIVKYKGPKHFLEDDKDYYLGDAFVDDANFKLTHFHLHFNPVRQTLSLYQDKHHAGPQNNNQK from the coding sequence ATGATCTTAAACAAAAAAATTTATTTGAGTTTTATCGGATTATTGAGTTTAGGTTTATTGATTTTATTAATCTTTGGCATCACCCATTCTCGTCCACCAACTCAAAACCCATCATTAACTAAACAACCCTCATCAACACAACAACAAGAGATCGACCACCAAATCAAATTAGAACAAGCCAAAATCCAAGAACTCCAACAACAAGATCGCACCTTAAAAACCCAAATTGATGAAAATGTTAAAACTTTAACCGACATTATTACTAAAATTAAAACTCTACAAACCGAATTAACTAATAACCCACAATTACCCACAAACACGAAAACCCAAAAACAACAACAATTAACAGAACTGAAAAACCAACAACAAACTCAACAAACCTTAGTAAATAATTTAATAGAACAAAGAAAAGCCTTAAACCAAAATCAAAAAGAAAAACAAGAAGAACTAGAAAAATTAGCCCAAGAAAAAGCTCAACTTCAAACCCAAGAAAACCTTCAACAACAAATTTTCCAATTAAACCAAGCCCTTAATTATGTGGAAGCTAATCAAAAAAGAATTGAAGAATTAAAAACGCAAAAAGAATATCGAAAAAATCAAACTGAATTAAAAAATCTAAATGATTTTCAACTGTTCTTAACCGATCAAAAATTAGCTTTTGAAAAACAAAAGAAAAATTTAACTATCCAATTAAATCATTTAAAAGAAAATAAACCTCTTCCTCATACTAAAAAACAAGTGACATTTAAAGACGTTTACGGCATGGAAAGTGAAAAAGAAGAATTAGAAGACTTATTAACTTATTTTCGCACAAACCAATCCTTAATTAACTTCGATCAAGTCCGCCCCAAAGGTTATTTACTTTATGGACCGCCAGGAACAGGGAAAACCTTTTTAATTAAAGCTCTTTGTGGAGAAGCGAACGTGCACTTTATTAACTTAATTCCTTCTAAATTCCGACAAAAATACATCGGCGAAGGGGAAAAAGAAGTTGATAAAGTGTGGCAAGAAGCCGAAAATCATGATAAAACCATTATCTTTATTGATGAAATCGAAGGATTAGAAAATCGTAATGATTCTAACATTTCTTCAGGAGGAGTCAATGTGATTAATACTTTATTAGATAAATTAGATGGGTTTAATAGTAGTAATAAAAAAATTGTCTTAATGGGAGCGACTAATAATCTTCATAAAATTGATACCGCTTTACGCAGTCGTTTCAGTAAAGAAATCTATATCGGTCATTTAAAAGATCATGAAATTGAAGGTTATTTAAAACATATTATCACCCCTTATCAAATTAGTTATCATACTTTCTTAGCTTTAAAAGATATTACCCAATTATGTCAAGGCAAAAACCTCTCTAACCGTGATTTAACGACCATCATCGAAGAAGCTTACAAAAAAACGGCTAAATGGGCTCAACAAAACCCTCAAACCCATGAAGTCATGTTACCTTCGGATATCGAAGAAGTCTTACAACTAAAATTAAAAACAAAACCTGATTATAGTCAGGTTAAAAAAAGAAGAGAAGCTTGTGAAAATCAATACGCCCAATGGCGTCAAGGGTTCAATCAATATTTAGTTAAACCTAAAGACGAAACCAAAATAGAAACCAAATTTACCTTTGATGGTTTAAACGGAATTAACTATTACAATCGTCGCTATTCTCAAATCCAAGCTGAATTAAATAATATTAATCAGCAATTAACTAAAATCCACCAAGAAAACAAAATCTCCCAATTAGAACAAGAATTAGTCACTTTAAACCAAACGCCTGACAAATATGAACAAACCATTAAAGATAAAAATCAAGAAATCATCGATATTAAAAACAAACTTAAAACTCTTCAAACTAAAGAGGAAAATTTAAGAAAAGAATTAAAGCTAGTCGAAAATCGTCGTGAACTTCAAAAAGAACCCTCTAACTTAGTTTGTTACATCAAAGACCGTCATCCTTTCGACCGTTGGAATAAAAATGGTGATACTTATAACCACACTACTTTAGACGGATTCGATGACGCTTCTTTTGATAAAAAAGATGATAGTCAATTATATTTATATCTAAAATTCGAAAAACAACAACACAAAGGCCCAGGTGGTAATTGCTTAATCGTTAAATACAAAGGACCTAAACACTTCTTAGAAGACGACAAAGACTATTACCTTGGTGATGCTTTCGTTGACGATGCTAATTTCAAATTAACCCATTTCCACCTCCACTTCAACCCTGTCCGTCAAACTTTATCTCTTTACCAAGATAAACATCATGCAGGACCTCAAAACAACAATCAAAAATAA
- a CDS encoding HU family DNA-binding protein: MNKKELIKSIAEVNKTSITQTEEFYNSFENALIKAITSNEEVVLSSKIGKFILKTRKAHTTPETKFIINKQTGKKTGKRTGKNLKIPAKTVVSFKMSKPIKDQVKTLILK; the protein is encoded by the coding sequence ATGAATAAAAAAGAATTAATTAAATCAATAGCTGAGGTAAATAAAACCTCAATAACCCAAACCGAAGAGTTTTACAATTCATTTGAGAATGCTCTAATTAAAGCAATTACATCAAATGAAGAAGTAGTTTTATCCTCTAAAATTGGCAAATTCATCTTAAAAACTAGAAAAGCCCACACAACACCCGAAACTAAATTCATCATCAATAAACAAACAGGCAAAAAAACAGGCAAAAGAACTGGTAAAAACTTAAAAATTCCTGCAAAAACGGTTGTTAGTTTTAAAATGTCAAAACCAATCAAAGACCAAGTGAAAACTTTAATTTTAAAATAA
- a CDS encoding single-stranded DNA-binding protein codes for MLNKVQLIGNIAHNLEKQYINSNNEQIPKIDFNLAINNKDKVQYIPCVVFRNQAENMSMYLHKGSKIYAEGTLSIQKYTTNEGKTRTTIKVIIQNVIFLDNKTK; via the coding sequence ATGTTAAATAAAGTCCAATTAATCGGTAATATCGCCCATAACCTAGAAAAACAATATATCAATAGCAACAACGAACAAATCCCAAAAATAGATTTCAATTTAGCAATTAACAACAAGGATAAAGTGCAATACATCCCTTGTGTAGTGTTTCGTAATCAAGCTGAAAACATGAGTATGTATTTACATAAAGGTTCAAAAATATATGCAGAAGGCACATTATCCATCCAAAAATATACCACAAACGAAGGTAAAACGCGAACCACCATCAAAGTAATTATCCAAAACGTCATCTTTTTAGATAACAAAACCAAATAA
- a CDS encoding ABC transporter permease subunit, translating to MAIDGLFLGFLLAILCTLMKNAQSNNPYILKISKGISWIFDILFFILKTMPTADQAMLVYYGIGNLCNKGVITSLNAGLLVLSLNSLANINVILMQNIKFLDKGQIEAALSLGMSQRQVFSLLFFPKL from the coding sequence TTGGCTATTGATGGTCTTTTTTTAGGCTTTTTATTAGCTATTTTATGCACCTTAATGAAAAATGCCCAATCCAATAATCCTTATATATTAAAAATTAGCAAAGGAATAAGTTGGATCTTTGATATTTTATTTTTCATTTTAAAAACGATGCCAACAGCAGACCAAGCAATGCTTGTTTATTATGGCATTGGAAACCTTTGTAATAAAGGTGTTATTACTTCTCTTAATGCAGGACTTTTGGTTTTGAGTCTTAATTCTTTAGCAAACATTAATGTAATTTTAATGCAGAATATCAAATTTTTAGATAAAGGACAAATTGAAGCGGCATTGAGTTTGGGAATGAGCCAAAGACAAGTTTTTTCTCTATTGTTTTTCCCCAAGCTTTGA